Proteins encoded in a region of the Cytobacillus pseudoceanisediminis genome:
- the dtd gene encoding D-aminoacyl-tRNA deacylase has product MRVVVQRSKEASVTVDGKTVGSIKKGFVLLVGVTHEDKEEDAAFLADKIANLRVFEDENGKMNFSLLDQEGEILSVSQFTLYGDCRKGRRPNFMEAAIPAHAVNIYDAFNRYLEAKGLKVETGVFGAMMDVQLTNDGPVTLILESK; this is encoded by the coding sequence ATGCGTGTTGTAGTGCAGCGAAGCAAAGAAGCCAGCGTAACGGTGGACGGCAAAACCGTCGGAAGCATAAAAAAGGGGTTTGTTTTGCTCGTTGGAGTCACCCATGAAGATAAGGAAGAGGACGCAGCTTTTCTGGCTGATAAAATTGCCAATCTTCGCGTCTTCGAAGATGAAAATGGCAAAATGAATTTTTCCCTGCTGGATCAGGAAGGTGAAATTCTTTCGGTTTCCCAGTTTACTTTATATGGAGACTGCCGGAAGGGCAGACGGCCCAATTTCATGGAAGCGGCTATCCCGGCGCATGCCGTAAATATCTATGATGCTTTTAACCGGTATTTAGAAGCTAAAGGCCTGAAAGTAGAAACAGGTGTATTCGGGGCCATGATGGATGTTCAGTTAACCAACGATGGACCCGTTACGTTAATTTTAGAAAGCAAGTAA
- a CDS encoding N-acetylmuramoyl-L-alanine amidase — protein sequence MHRANKGDSFEIISLNDDWYEVRLPNGGTGFVAGWIVKVEGSAPAVTKPGAEQHLENKTIVLDPGHGGRDNGTTGARGTREKDITIRTAQLLADKLRSAGANVILTRSGDTYLPLPSRVGISHYHNADAFISIHYDSTPDRTARGATTYYYHPFQQELAANIHSNVIAMTNLRDRGYRAGDYHVIRENKRNAVLIELGYLSNPAEEALISSAQYQQSATAGIYQGLARYFKN from the coding sequence ATTCACAGGGCAAATAAAGGGGACAGCTTTGAAATTATCAGCCTGAATGATGATTGGTATGAAGTCCGCCTTCCAAACGGCGGGACGGGTTTTGTAGCAGGATGGATCGTCAAGGTTGAAGGATCTGCACCTGCAGTAACAAAACCGGGAGCAGAACAGCACCTGGAAAATAAAACAATCGTCCTTGATCCCGGCCATGGTGGCCGTGATAACGGGACAACAGGGGCACGAGGGACTCGTGAAAAAGATATTACAATCAGGACCGCTCAATTGCTCGCAGACAAATTAAGATCTGCAGGTGCAAATGTTATTCTTACCAGAAGCGGAGATACCTATTTGCCGCTTCCTTCCAGAGTAGGCATTTCACATTATCATAATGCAGATGCTTTCATCAGCATTCATTATGACAGCACGCCAGATCGCACTGCAAGAGGAGCGACTACTTATTATTATCATCCTTTTCAACAGGAACTTGCAGCCAATATCCACTCCAATGTAATAGCCATGACAAACCTGAGAGATCGGGGCTATAGAGCTGGAGATTATCATGTGATAAGAGAGAATAAACGCAATGCAGTTCTCATCGAGCTTGGATATCTGAGCAATCCGGCTGAAGAGGCCCTGATTTCTTCTGCACAGTATCAGCAATCAGCAACAGCAGGAATTTATCAGGGACTTGCCCGCTATTTCAAAAATTAG
- a CDS encoding SH3 domain-containing protein: MKKKPLILVICLMLLAGITQAETQVKAENSSVTIPTNNLNVRQGPGLSYPILGQAQKGDQFNALSREGDWIKINFQGENGYVASWLVSDMTTSQRGEKAASSNSQAIITTDGLRVRKGPGTSYGVLGTIQKGTAYKVMSTEGSWVKIQTPYGDGWVANEFVQYSGSQKKNSSSSSQTGKITANSLNVRNRPSLNSDVIGKLNSGETVAVISQNDSWTEISFSGNAGWISSQYIAVQSSQSESKPKQSASGKTGTVTATSLTVRNKGSLNGKPIGSVTKGQTFPILEQADNWAKIEYQTGSYGWVASWFIDITAEKNSGSSQQSVNGSSAIILHNGSNIRKKPAASHLSFTGQIKGTALKLSA; the protein is encoded by the coding sequence TTGAAGAAAAAACCACTTATTCTCGTGATATGTCTTATGCTTTTGGCTGGCATAACACAGGCGGAAACACAGGTTAAAGCTGAAAACAGTTCTGTAACAATCCCCACAAATAATCTTAACGTCCGTCAAGGCCCAGGCTTAAGCTACCCCATTCTGGGACAAGCCCAGAAAGGAGATCAATTTAACGCTCTTTCCCGTGAAGGAGATTGGATTAAAATTAATTTCCAGGGGGAAAACGGCTATGTGGCCAGCTGGCTTGTTTCCGATATGACCACCAGTCAGAGAGGAGAAAAAGCAGCCAGTTCAAATTCCCAGGCAATCATCACAACAGATGGCCTGAGGGTGAGAAAGGGACCTGGCACAAGTTACGGTGTCCTGGGAACTATACAGAAAGGAACAGCCTATAAGGTCATGAGCACAGAAGGAAGCTGGGTTAAGATCCAAACACCTTATGGAGATGGATGGGTCGCAAATGAATTCGTCCAATACAGCGGCAGCCAAAAGAAAAATTCATCAAGCAGCAGCCAAACCGGGAAAATCACGGCAAACTCCTTGAATGTAAGAAACAGGCCATCGCTTAATAGTGACGTCATCGGCAAACTAAATTCGGGGGAGACAGTAGCTGTTATTTCTCAAAATGACAGCTGGACAGAAATCTCTTTCTCGGGCAATGCCGGATGGATCAGCAGCCAATATATTGCGGTTCAATCCTCACAATCAGAAAGCAAGCCAAAACAGTCGGCGTCCGGGAAAACCGGCACTGTTACGGCAACTTCTTTAACCGTTAGGAATAAAGGATCGTTAAATGGGAAACCGATTGGTTCTGTTACAAAAGGCCAAACCTTTCCTATTCTTGAGCAAGCTGATAATTGGGCAAAAATTGAATATCAGACTGGTTCTTATGGATGGGTAGCAAGCTGGTTCATAGACATAACAGCCGAGAAAAATTCCGGCTCTTCCCAGCAGAGTGTAAACGGCAGTTCTGCAATTATATTACATAACGGATCAAATATTAGAAAAAAGCCAGCAGCCAGTCATCTGTCATTCACAGGGCAAATAAAGGGGACAGCTTTGAAATTATCAGCCTGA
- the aspS gene encoding aspartate--tRNA ligase has translation MFGRTYFCGEVTEKAIGEKVSLKGWVQKRRDLGGLIFVDLRDRTGIVQVVFNPEVSPEALAAAEKIRNEFVLDIEGEVIAREEGTINENLKTGRIEIKAEKVTIINEAKTPPFVIDDKADVSEDVRLKYRYLDLRRPIMFDTFKMRHQVTKAMRDYLDSEGFLDVETPILTKSTPEGARDYLVPSRVHPGEFYALPQSPQIFKQLLMVGGFERYYQIARCFRDEDLRADRQPEFTQVDIEMSFMSQEDIIGLMENMMKKIMKEVKGLDVQLPFPRMTYQEAMDRFGSDKPDTRFGMELTDLSEIVKESSFKVFAGAVASGGQVKAINVKNGAGKYSRKDIDALTEFAAVYGAKGLAWFKAEEDGLKGPIAKFVTEDEQKAFYAALSVEPGDLLLFVADKKNVVADALGALRLKLGKELDLIDQSKFNFLWVTDWPLLEYDEEEGRYYAAHHPFTMPAREDLDLLDKDPAQVRAQAYDLVLNGYELGGGSLRIFERDVQEKMFSVLGFSKEEAVEQFGFLLEAFEYGTPPHGGIALGLDRLVMLLAGRTNLRDTIAFPKTASASCVLTEAPGEVSQSQLNDLHLALNLKKVSNFLYND, from the coding sequence ATGTTTGGGCGAACGTATTTTTGCGGGGAAGTAACAGAAAAAGCTATAGGAGAAAAAGTAAGCTTAAAAGGCTGGGTACAAAAGCGCCGGGATTTAGGCGGGCTGATCTTTGTGGATCTTCGTGACCGCACTGGCATTGTTCAGGTGGTATTCAATCCGGAGGTTTCTCCTGAAGCTCTTGCAGCAGCTGAGAAGATCCGCAATGAATTTGTTCTAGATATAGAGGGAGAAGTAATTGCGCGTGAAGAAGGCACCATCAATGAGAACCTGAAAACAGGGCGCATTGAGATTAAAGCAGAGAAAGTGACTATCATCAATGAAGCAAAAACACCTCCTTTTGTCATTGATGATAAAGCGGATGTTTCCGAAGATGTCCGCCTAAAATACCGCTATTTGGATTTGAGACGCCCTATTATGTTTGATACCTTTAAGATGCGTCATCAAGTAACAAAAGCGATGAGGGATTATCTGGACAGCGAAGGATTTCTTGATGTTGAAACACCGATCTTAACGAAGAGCACACCGGAAGGAGCCCGTGACTACTTAGTTCCAAGCCGTGTGCATCCGGGTGAATTCTATGCTCTTCCACAATCACCTCAAATCTTTAAGCAGTTATTAATGGTAGGCGGATTTGAACGCTATTACCAAATAGCACGATGCTTCCGTGATGAAGACCTGCGTGCAGATCGCCAGCCTGAATTTACTCAGGTCGACATCGAAATGAGTTTTATGAGCCAGGAAGACATCATCGGCCTAATGGAAAACATGATGAAAAAGATCATGAAAGAAGTGAAAGGCCTGGATGTCCAGCTTCCATTCCCGCGCATGACCTATCAGGAAGCGATGGACCGTTTTGGATCTGATAAGCCGGATACACGCTTTGGGATGGAATTGACGGATTTATCCGAAATAGTAAAAGAGTCAAGCTTCAAAGTATTTGCCGGAGCAGTAGCTTCCGGGGGACAGGTTAAGGCCATTAATGTAAAAAATGGTGCAGGAAAGTATTCACGAAAAGATATTGATGCCCTAACAGAGTTTGCTGCTGTTTATGGTGCAAAAGGGCTTGCATGGTTTAAAGCGGAAGAAGACGGTTTAAAAGGTCCGATTGCCAAGTTTGTGACTGAGGATGAGCAAAAAGCATTCTATGCTGCTCTGTCAGTAGAACCAGGAGACTTGCTCCTCTTTGTGGCTGATAAGAAAAATGTTGTGGCAGATGCACTCGGCGCTCTGCGATTAAAGCTTGGAAAAGAGCTTGATCTGATTGATCAAAGCAAGTTTAACTTCCTTTGGGTTACAGACTGGCCGCTTCTGGAATACGATGAGGAAGAAGGCCGCTATTATGCAGCCCATCATCCTTTTACAATGCCTGCCAGAGAAGATTTAGATCTTCTTGATAAAGATCCTGCTCAAGTCCGTGCACAAGCATATGACCTTGTATTAAACGGCTACGAGCTTGGCGGCGGATCATTGCGTATTTTCGAAAGAGACGTTCAAGAAAAAATGTTCAGTGTGCTTGGCTTCTCAAAAGAGGAAGCTGTTGAACAGTTTGGATTCCTGCTTGAAGCATTTGAATATGGCACTCCTCCGCATGGCGGAATTGCCCTTGGATTAGACAGACTTGTAATGCTGCTTGCTGGCAGAACAAATCTAAGGGATACGATTGCCTTCCCTAAAACAGCCAGTGCGAGCTGTGTGCTAACAGAAGCTCCTGGTGAAGTTAGCCAGTCCCAGCTTAATGATTTGCATTTAGCGCTTAATTTGAAAAAAGTGAGTAATTTCCTATATAATGATTAA
- a CDS encoding tRNA threonylcarbamoyladenosine dehydratase, protein MLHQFSRNELAIGKEGLEKMKNSTVAVLGIGGVGSFAAEALARSGVGRLVLVDKDDVDITNVNRQVIALLSTVGKPKVDLMKERIKDINPDCEVIALKMFYTEETYEQFFDYGLDFVVDASDTISYKIHLMKECLNRGIPMISSMGAANKMDPTRFQIADIFKTHTDPIAKVIRTRLRKEGIRKGVPVVFSDESPIVIREDVRKTVGKDDAEIRKAKMPPSSNAFVPSVAGLIMASYVTRELLSDIKIARVND, encoded by the coding sequence ATGCTTCACCAATTTTCCAGGAATGAATTGGCTATTGGCAAAGAAGGCCTTGAAAAAATGAAAAATAGTACCGTGGCAGTACTGGGCATCGGCGGAGTTGGTTCCTTTGCAGCGGAAGCACTGGCGCGTTCCGGTGTTGGACGGCTTGTTCTGGTTGATAAAGACGATGTTGATATTACAAATGTGAACAGGCAGGTCATCGCTTTATTATCCACTGTCGGGAAACCAAAGGTGGATTTAATGAAAGAAAGAATCAAGGATATCAATCCTGACTGTGAAGTTATTGCTTTAAAAATGTTTTATACAGAAGAAACCTATGAGCAATTCTTTGATTATGGACTCGACTTTGTAGTTGATGCTTCCGATACGATTTCTTATAAAATTCATCTAATGAAAGAATGCCTGAACAGAGGGATTCCAATGATCTCAAGCATGGGTGCTGCAAATAAAATGGATCCGACCAGGTTCCAGATTGCTGATATCTTCAAAACTCATACTGACCCGATTGCTAAGGTTATCCGCACACGCCTGAGAAAAGAAGGAATCAGAAAAGGCGTTCCGGTTGTATTCTCCGATGAAAGCCCGATCGTTATCCGGGAAGATGTCCGCAAAACAGTTGGAAAAGATGATGCTGAAATAAGAAAGGCCAAAATGCCGCCTTCTTCCAACGCATTTGTTCCTTCTGTTGCAGGTTTAATCATGGCTAGCTACGTAACTAGAGAACTACTAAGCGATATTAAAATTGCACGTGTAAATGACTGA
- a CDS encoding Myb-like DNA-binding domain-containing protein encodes MKERKDLWKPEEDQLLEEIVLEYTSNGDSKASAFKKASTELGRTVSACQYRWNTVITKRTDYRTQEISSNNAACQTHENPDSVPPENLAQVIRFLRNFAKTQPISEQMKENKRLHEEQMHLKLQNQQLIRRLKEKEAEFKHQLMQYEEMASILKEADQLLKHESNEEKRAVH; translated from the coding sequence ATGAAGGAACGGAAAGATTTATGGAAACCGGAAGAGGATCAATTACTCGAAGAGATAGTACTTGAATACACATCAAATGGGGATTCAAAAGCATCAGCTTTTAAGAAGGCAAGTACTGAACTCGGCCGTACAGTTTCAGCCTGCCAATACCGCTGGAACACAGTCATAACAAAAAGGACAGATTATAGAACCCAAGAAATCTCAAGCAATAATGCAGCCTGTCAAACCCATGAAAATCCTGACTCTGTTCCCCCTGAAAATCTGGCTCAAGTTATACGCTTCCTAAGGAACTTTGCGAAAACACAGCCTATTTCAGAGCAAATGAAGGAAAATAAACGTCTGCATGAAGAACAAATGCACTTAAAACTTCAAAATCAGCAGTTAATTAGAAGGTTGAAGGAAAAAGAAGCGGAATTTAAACATCAGCTTATGCAATATGAGGAAATGGCAAGCATCCTGAAAGAAGCCGACCAGCTTCTGAAGCATGAAAGCAATGAAGAGAAAAGAGCTGTTCATTGA
- a CDS encoding ABC transporter permease gives MLGLIQNEWMKIFRRPGTYVMIGLLLIMTTVAGAFIKYQESGGTVPDNSEWKKGLQTQNESYKKQLEEMGEMAPRDMKEQYQREIAINEYRIKNDISPNQEYSVWGFVSDTSQLIEFAGLFTIIIAGGIVASEFTWGTIKLLLIRPIKRVKILGAKYITVILFGLLVLAVLFGYSALLGGLLFGFPAEAFPYLYYYNGTVIEQSMGLHLIAYYGLKSINMLMLATMAFMISAVFRNSSLAIGLSLFLMFMGGQVTRLIAMKYDWAKYSLFANTDLLQYFEGMPMVHGMTIGFSIMMIFIYFLLFQVLAFYVFNKRDVSA, from the coding sequence ATGCTCGGACTGATTCAAAATGAATGGATGAAAATTTTTAGGCGGCCGGGCACATACGTCATGATCGGACTTCTTTTAATTATGACGACTGTTGCAGGCGCCTTTATAAAATATCAGGAAAGCGGAGGGACAGTCCCGGATAATTCGGAATGGAAAAAGGGACTGCAGACTCAAAACGAAAGCTATAAAAAACAGCTTGAAGAGATGGGGGAAATGGCTCCCAGAGATATGAAGGAACAGTATCAGAGGGAGATTGCCATAAATGAATACAGAATTAAGAATGATATTTCACCGAATCAGGAATACTCTGTCTGGGGATTTGTATCTGACACCTCACAGCTGATTGAATTTGCCGGCCTGTTTACGATTATTATTGCCGGGGGAATCGTGGCGAGTGAGTTTACATGGGGAACCATCAAACTACTTTTGATTAGGCCTATTAAAAGAGTTAAAATCCTGGGAGCAAAGTATATTACCGTGATTTTATTCGGTCTGCTGGTGCTGGCCGTCCTCTTCGGATATTCAGCACTGCTGGGCGGACTCCTCTTTGGATTTCCTGCAGAAGCATTTCCTTATTTATATTATTACAATGGAACAGTGATAGAACAAAGCATGGGACTTCATCTGATAGCTTATTATGGTCTTAAATCCATTAATATGCTTATGCTTGCAACCATGGCTTTTATGATTTCAGCTGTTTTCAGGAATAGCTCGCTGGCGATAGGACTTTCCCTGTTTCTGATGTTTATGGGAGGACAGGTCACAAGGCTGATTGCAATGAAATATGATTGGGCCAAGTACAGCCTTTTTGCCAATACAGACCTCCTTCAATATTTTGAAGGAATGCCAATGGTTCACGGGATGACGATTGGATTTTCCATCATGATGATATTTATATATTTTCTGCTTTTCCAGGTACTTGCATTTTATGTGTTTAATAAAAGGGATGTTTCTGCTTAA